TAAAGCTGTCATGGTGAGCTGCAACACATCACGTCGCTTTGGATAATAATTTTCAGCGCCAAGAAAGCTGCAAGTCTCCCTGAAATAATACACTGCAAAAATGAAATGAATGTATTCAGAGTATTAGATTAGAATCATAGACATTCCAAATATTCAGCGTCCAAGTTGAAGCAAGTCATTCGCGTCCAACTTGGACGTCACATGACATTGATTCGCGCGTCGGTAAATTGCCGGCCAAACTTTACCATTTTCTTTTCACCCACGCGCTCCGTCACATCGGCCAACCACAGGGACAGCTGGAACAAAGGCATCCACCTGACGACAATTCGCCCAGCTGATATTCAATCGAAAAATAGCCAGCAATACTTACCTCCGACTCATTCCGCATTGCCCTCTTAGATTGTTCATTGCGCCGGCTCACAAGACGTGCATGCGTGAAGTTTCTGCTCCATAGCCACAGCAATGGCTTACGAGCCACGTGGTGAGCATCGGGGAGGCGGCGACCAAGATGGCTCATTTGTGAAGGTTCGGGGTCGAAGTAAGTATTTGCAAGTCTACCCTTTGCTTCGACTGGCCTGGTTCATGCACGAGGATTGCTGGAGGCTGTGCGAGGCGTGCTGGTCAGGACAGAGTCACTGGTTGGGCCATGGTTGAGCAACGTCAAGTGAAGGCTTGGGCGCTTGAAGTGAGCGTTGGGTATCAACCATGAGCTTGATATATGCCAGTAGGCTGTCTTTCCTTGTCATTGGTGATGATCCAATTATCAATCAGGCCATAAGTGCTCCTGCcgagatgatgatgaattttGAATTCTCCTTCTCATTTAGCCCTCCGGCGCGATGCGAGGGCATCAAGCACCACATCTGCCGTCACACAATCATAGGAGGAAGCGTATGTCAGTTTCTTGCAACAAGACTAACACTTTATTTCAAGGACCTGTTACCGATTACAGCTCCACAGTCACACACTGGCTGCGGAATAGAGTCCCCAACTACAAGGGCTCATATGATGGCGAAGCTGAACGGCCAAGCGCGAGCTACATCGTGGATGTAAGAAGTAACAACTTGATATAAAGCGATGAAACCGTCATGCTAACCTTTCAAGATGCTTCCACCTGCTGCACGGCCAACAAATGCCGCGGACACAATACCCACCAAACATCTCCATTCGTCACTAAACAAGATCAAGCATCCCATCAATGTCGTTCGATGGACCCCAGAAGGCCGCAGATTATTAACAGCCTCGACAAGCGGCGAGTTCACCCTCTGGAATGGCACGGGGTTCAACTTTGAAACCATCATGCAGGCTCATGACTCTGCAATTCGGGCTTTAGAGTATTCCCACAGCGATGACTGGTTGATATCCGGCGACCACGACGGTCTCATCAAGTACTGGCAACCAAACTTCAACAATGTCCAAAGCATAAACGCGCACTCAGATCCAATTCGAGACCTGGCATTCAGCCCCAACGACGCCAAGTTCGTCAGTGCCTCTGACGATTCAACGCTCAAGATTTTCGACTTTGCCCTCGGTCAGATGGAATCAAAGCTCGAAGGACACGGCTGGGATGCCAAGAGCGTGGACTGGCACCCCACCAAGGGGTTGCTGGTATCCGGATCAAAAGACCacttggtgaagctgtggGATCCCCGGACAACTCGCTGCCTCACCACTCTCCACGGACACAAAAGCACAATCACTAAAGTCATGTTTGAGCGAGTCCGCGGAGCCTGCCTCGCCACATCCGCACGCGACCAGACCGCGCGTGTGTTCGACCTCCGAATGATGCGAGATATCTGCCTCCTCAAGGGCCACGAAAAGGACATCTCGACACTGACCTTCCACCCCGTCCACGCCAACCTCCTCACCACAGGAGGAATGGACGGCTCCCTCTTCCACTACCTCCTTGACTCTCCCAACCCACCCGCCGGTCAACCCCTGACCGTCGCCCCCTACGACAGCATGGATCCGACTACCACACCAGCCCAGTCCGTCTGGCCGATGCACAGAGTCCCCTTTGCGCACGACTACGCCATCTGGTCGCTGGACTGGCACCCGCTCGGCCACGTCCTCGCATCCGGCTCCAACGACCGCATCACACGCTTCTGGACGCGCGCAAGACCAGGCGACGCAGACGTCCTCCAGGACAGATACCATATTGGCGAAGCCGCCGCCGAAGCCCAAGGCACATGGGACCGTCGCGGAAACCGTCGCCAgcgtcaagaagaagaacagcAAGAAATGGAAGATGAAATGGACGCCCTGGTCGACCAAGACGCGCCTAAACTCCCCGCGCCGCCTGGCCTCCCTGGTATTCCTGGCCTTCCTCTCGGCGGTGGCTCAGGACCACCCGGTCTCACGGCAGgcctccctcctcctccgccccTCAACATGGGAGCAAACATGAACGgtcctccgccgcctcccttCCCATTACCAGGACTAAACggcgctcctcctccacctctACCGGGCCTGGATCCCAACCATCCCCCTGACCCGGCGCAGCTGCTCGAactgatgaagaaggcgggCGTGCCGCTCCCACCACCTGGTGCTTTACCGCCCGGCCTCATCCCACCGATGGGAAACGT
The genomic region above belongs to Pochonia chlamydosporia 170 chromosome 2, whole genome shotgun sequence and contains:
- a CDS encoding polyadenylation factor subunit 2 (similar to Coccidioides immitis RS XP_001247088.1) produces the protein MAYEPRGEHRGGGDQDGSFVKVRGRRPVTDYSSTVTHWLRNRVPNYKGSYDGEAERPSASYIVDMLPPAARPTNAADTIPTKHLHSSLNKIKHPINVVRWTPEGRRLLTASTSGEFTLWNGTGFNFETIMQAHDSAIRALEYSHSDDWLISGDHDGLIKYWQPNFNNVQSINAHSDPIRDLAFSPNDAKFVSASDDSTLKIFDFALGQMESKLEGHGWDAKSVDWHPTKGLLVSGSKDHLVKLWDPRTTRCLTTLHGHKSTITKVMFERVRGACLATSARDQTARVFDLRMMRDICLLKGHEKDISTLTFHPVHANLLTTGGMDGSLFHYLLDSPNPPAGQPLTVAPYDSMDPTTTPAQSVWPMHRVPFAHDYAIWSLDWHPLGHVLASGSNDRITRFWTRARPGDADVLQDRYHIGEAAAEAQGTWDRRGNRRQRQEEEQQEMEDEMDALVDQDAPKLPAPPGLPGIPGLPLGGGSGPPGLTAGLPPPPPLNMGANMNGPPPPPFPLPGLNGAPPPPLPGLDPNHPPDPAQLLELMKKAGVPLPPPGALPPGLIPPMGNVPPPGNFPFPVPPPPLHADDDKDSRRRAPLPSQEESLRQEQRQGKYTRAR